Within the Arthrobacter sp. UKPF54-2 genome, the region CCCCGGCGGCGGCCAGGGCCCCGACGGCCGGCAGTTCCGAGGCCGGGGAGGCGAACCCTATGGTGACGGCGCCCGGCCGCAGGGCGGCGGCGGTCTCAGGGGTGAGCGGGCGGACGTGCAGAAGGACATCGAGGGCCTTGAGCGGGAGCTCCGGGGTGAGGGCCGCGCCCGCCGCCTCGTAGTCCGCGTCGTCGTAGCCGGATTCGGCCCCGGCCCCGCACTCCACCAGCAGTGCCAGGCCCAGGCCCGTCAGTTGCCGCACCGTCTCCGGTGTCGCCGCAACCCGGCGTTCGCCCGCCCGCTCTTCCCGTCTGACCCCGACCTGCACGCCCAGCTCCTCTCGGTTGGCCCAAGAGTAGGCACACCGTGCTCAGTTTGGCGAGGGTTCGGCCGCCACGGCTGCCAGGAGCGCTTCGACGATCGGCAGGTCGGCCGGGATCCAGGGCAGACCCAGGACCTCCGCCGGGTCCGCCAGCGGCACCCAGCGCAGCTCGTCGTGGTCCTCCAGCGGCTGCGGCGTGCCAGCGGCCAGCTCGGCGAACCAGACCCGCATGGCTGCCCGTTCGTTCAGCGGCCACCCGGACGGCGCCTCGGCGGGCAGTTCCGCCCCCAGCCGGACCTCCACGCCGAGCTCCTCGTACAGTTCACGGTGCAGGGCCCCCTCCGGGGCCTCGCCCGGATCCACCTTCCCGCCGGGGAACTCCCACATGCCGGCGAACTGG harbors:
- a CDS encoding (deoxy)nucleoside triphosphate pyrophosphohydrolase, which codes for MTELISVVGGAVVDSLAAPRTLLVARRTAPPQFAGMWEFPGGKVDPGEAPEGALHRELYEELGVEVRLGAELPAEAPSGWPLNERAAMRVWFAELAAGTPQPLEDHDELRWVPLADPAEVLGLPWIPADLPIVEALLAAVAAEPSPN